AACCAGGGATATTCAACCAATTGCTGGTCTTCAAAGATTCCAACCCACCATTTGCAGTGATGTTCAGGTTGGGGTACATATTTGCTTGCGCTATACCGACTTTTTGATTGGCAATTTCAACATCCATTTCGGCAGCGCGTACATCAGGTCGATGACTTACCACCGCCGCCGGAATACCGACCGTTAATTGCGCCGGTATTTGAATAGATGATAGCTGAGCATGTCTTTCTATACTTTGAGGAAACTGTCCTGTAAGCTGACTCAGCGCATTTTCTTGCAAGGCCAACTTTTCTTGCAATTGGGGGAGCAACAACGCAACTGACTCCATTTGCGCCTTTGTCTGTTCTACCGACAATGAAGTAGATTCACCTGCATCTTTGAGCAACTGTGTTTGACGCAAGGTATTCTTGGCTAATGCAAGGCTAGAATCAGCTATATGCAACTGTTCGTCCAACATCAGCAGATTATAATAACCATTGGCGATGGCAGCCACCAATTGCGTTTGGACCATTTTCTTTGCTTCATAAGTTCGCAGATACGCTAATAAAGCTTCTTTTTTCCGGCTACGCAATTTCCCCCATATATCTGCTTCCCAGCTGAGATTGAGCCCTACCATATAATCCTCATAATCTTTGCTTCCGGTAAGTCCGGCAAAACTGCCATTCAAGCTATTTTCTGAAGGGCGATTATATTGCCCGCTGATCGTTCCATTAATCGTCGGCAACAGAAGGTTTTTTGACTGCAACAATTGTTGCTTTGCTATTTCGATGCGCTTTACGGCCGTTTGCAAGTCAAAATTATAATCGATACCTTTCCTAATCAATGATTTTAAGGTGGTATCAGTAAAGAAATACTCCCAGGAAAGGTTGGCAATATTAGCGGTATCACTGTAGACCACCTCCTTGTATTGTTGAGGTAAATTCAAGGCAGGACGTTGATAGGGCTTTGTTACATTGCAGGCAAAGAAACTAATGCCAATTATGGCTAAGAAATAAACGGCTTTTTTAGTCTTCATATCCATAGATAATTTTTATTTTATAAGTGTTGAACGAAACTTTTCTCAACACGCTATTGCTTTAATCCGTTTCGTTCAACAATCAATTGAATCATTTTTATTATTCGTGCACCGTGGTTTTATTCGTTCGCTTTGGATCTTTCTTTACTACCTTTTCTTGTAAATATTGGAAGATGACAAATAGAACGGGGATTACGAAGATGCCAAACAATACACCGGTCAACATCCCGCCAACTGCGCCTGTTCCAATGGAACGATTACCCAATGCAGACGCACCGGTGGCCCGCATCAAAGGAATCAATCCGGCAATAAATGCAAAAGAAGTCATTAGAATCGGGCGAAGTCTTAGCCTTGAAGCCTCTAATACCGAGGCAAACAAAGACATCCCGCCTCGCCTTCGCTGTACGGCAAACTCAACGATCAAAATCGCATTTTTAGCCAGCAATCCGACGAGCATGATCAAACATACCTGTACATAAATATTATTATCAATGCCAAACAGATTAATAAATAGCATCACCCCGAATACGCCTAAAGGTATGGTGGTCACGATCGCTAGTGGCAGGATATAACTTTCGTATTGCGCGGACAATAAGAAGTATACGAATACAAGACTCATTATAAAGATGATTGTTGTTTGCGAGCCCGCATTAATCTCTTCCCTGGTCATACCGGTCCATTCATAACCGTAGGTTTTTGGCAGTACCTGAGCAGCCGTTTCTTCAATAGCTTTGATAGCATCACCCGTACTATAACCCGGGGCCGGTGTACCATTAATGGTCACTGCATTGTATAGGTTATTTCTTGTCACAGTCTCGGGACCGTATACCCGCTTGAATGTTACCAATGCGTTGGCCGGCACCATCAATCCTTGTGTATTTTTTACATAGATATTATCCAGTGATGCGGTGTTCAACCGATACTGTGCATCTGATTGTACGACTACACGATAATATTTTCCGAACCGGTTAAAATCGTCTACAAAGCTGCTCCCATAATCGGTTTGTAAGGTCTTTAAAAGCTCACTAACGCTTACCCCTAACTGCATTGCTTTTGCGTTATCAACCTCCAATAGGTATTGAGGATTGCCTGCCGCATAAGTTGTAAATGCTGCAGCAATTTCTTTTCGCTTCATTAATGCACCAATAAACTGATGTGCGGTGGTATCCAATTTTCCTAATGACCCGTTACCTCTATCTTGGAGCATAAATTCAAAGCCACTTACGTTTCCAAATCCTTGAATAGTAGGGAATGTAAAGAAAAATGCACCTGCGCCTTTTACTTTTTGCGCAACCTGTTGGGTCATATTTGCAGCAATCTGGTCAAAACTTTTTATGGGTCCGCGTTCATCCTGTGGTTTCATACGAACAAATCCCGCCCCATAAGAAGAGGCATTCGCATTCGTAATAAAGTTCAAACCATCTACCTGATAATGATTTTGTACAAAAGGTTGTTTTTTTACAATACTATCAATTTCGGCCATCGCTTTATGTGTTCTATCCAGAGAACTTCCCGGTGGTGTATTGACTGCATACAAGAGAAAGCTCTGATCTTCTGTAGGAATGAAACCCGTAGGTGTTTTTTCAATCATAAAGATGGTAACCGCCGAGACCAGTACCAGCCCGGACAGCGCTATCCATTTTCTTTTAATTAAAAACTTTATTGCCTGGGTATATTTCTCAGTCATTGCCTTAAAGCCTGTATTAAATGCAGCAAAAAACCTTCCAAAGAACCCTTTCTTTTGGCGCGTATTTTCCGCTGCATGCGGGTTTTTTAAAATCAAAGCACATAATGCAGGGCTCAGCGTAAGCGCATTCACAGCAGATATTAAAATAGCGATGGCCAGGGTAAAGGCAAACTGCCTATAAAATACGCCTGCAGGACCTTTCATAAAGCCCACAGGGATAAACACGGCAGCCATCACCAATGTGATAGAAATAATGGCACCTGATATTTCACTCATGGAGTGTTCAGTCGCCTTGCGTGCCGGCAAGCCGGTCTGCTCCATTTTTGCATGGACGGCCTCCACCACTACAATCGCATCATCCACGACTATTCCGATGGCTAATACAAGGGCAAATAATGTCAATAAATTGATGCTGAAACCAAAAAGCTGCATAAAGAAAAAAGTCCCGATGATCGCAACAGGCACAGCTACTGCCGGTATCAACGTGGAACGAAAATCCTGCAAGAAAACAAACACAACGATAAATACCAGGATAAATGCTTCCAATAAAGTTTCTATCACCTGATGGATAGAGGAATCCAAAAAGTCTTTTGAATTATAGATAATGGTTGTTTTCAATCCTTTAGGCAATCTTTTATTAAAAGCACTTAATTGCTTCTGTGCTTCAGTAAGAATATCGTTGGCATTGGAACCGGCGGTTTGAAAGATGGCCACACCGGAAGTAGGAT
The Arachidicoccus soli DNA segment above includes these coding regions:
- a CDS encoding efflux transporter outer membrane subunit, with product MKTKKAVYFLAIIGISFFACNVTKPYQRPALNLPQQYKEVVYSDTANIANLSWEYFFTDTTLKSLIRKGIDYNFDLQTAVKRIEIAKQQLLQSKNLLLPTINGTISGQYNRPSENSLNGSFAGLTGSKDYEDYMVGLNLSWEADIWGKLRSRKKEALLAYLRTYEAKKMVQTQLVAAIANGYYNLLMLDEQLHIADSSLALAKNTLRQTQLLKDAGESTSLSVEQTKAQMESVALLLPQLQEKLALQENALSQLTGQFPQSIERHAQLSSIQIPAQLTVGIPAAVVSHRPDVRAAEMDVEIANQKVGIAQANMYPNLNITANGGLESLKTSNWLNIPGSLFGIVSGSLVQPLLNQRSLKTDYEVAKIQREQAVIKFRQSVVVAVTDVSNALVQLEKLDEQEKIASSQVATLAQATNNASLLYKSGMANYLEVITAQNNSLQSQLNLVSNHCQQLIATVSLYSSVGGGW
- a CDS encoding efflux RND transporter permease subunit → MLKKFIQRPVLSTVVSAILLLLGLISLTTLPITQFPDIAPPTVQVTANYPGASAETVARSVANPIEEAVNGVENMTYMTSNSSNDGSMTLNVYFKQGTNPDIDAVNVQNRVSKAMSQIPQEVVQAGVSTQKQQNSIIMFVALSSSDTSYDEAFLQNYIKINLISQLQRIPGVGQAQPFGNRDYSMRIWLKPDRLNAYGLSPQDVNNAIKDQSLEAAPGRLGQQSNKVFEYVLKYKGKLNTPEEYENIIIKANSDGSVIKLKDVARVELGSYSYASNSRLNGNPTSGVAIFQTAGSNANDILTEAQKQLSAFNKRLPKGLKTTIIYNSKDFLDSSIHQVIETLLEAFILVFIVVFVFLQDFRSTLIPAVAVPVAIIGTFFFMQLFGFSINLLTLFALVLAIGIVVDDAIVVVEAVHAKMEQTGLPARKATEHSMSEISGAIISITLVMAAVFIPVGFMKGPAGVFYRQFAFTLAIAILISAVNALTLSPALCALILKNPHAAENTRQKKGFFGRFFAAFNTGFKAMTEKYTQAIKFLIKRKWIALSGLVLVSAVTIFMIEKTPTGFIPTEDQSFLLYAVNTPPGSSLDRTHKAMAEIDSIVKKQPFVQNHYQVDGLNFITNANASSYGAGFVRMKPQDERGPIKSFDQIAANMTQQVAQKVKGAGAFFFTFPTIQGFGNVSGFEFMLQDRGNGSLGKLDTTAHQFIGALMKRKEIAAAFTTYAAGNPQYLLEVDNAKAMQLGVSVSELLKTLQTDYGSSFVDDFNRFGKYYRVVVQSDAQYRLNTASLDNIYVKNTQGLMVPANALVTFKRVYGPETVTRNNLYNAVTINGTPAPGYSTGDAIKAIEETAAQVLPKTYGYEWTGMTREEINAGSQTTIIFIMSLVFVYFLLSAQYESYILPLAIVTTIPLGVFGVMLFINLFGIDNNIYVQVCLIMLVGLLAKNAILIVEFAVQRRRGGMSLFASVLEASRLRLRPILMTSFAFIAGLIPLMRATGASALGNRSIGTGAVGGMLTGVLFGIFVIPVLFVIFQYLQEKVVKKDPKRTNKTTVHE